The following DNA comes from Syngnathoides biaculeatus isolate LvHL_M chromosome 18, ASM1980259v1, whole genome shotgun sequence.
atggaataataataatgaccagTGTCCCTAGTGCTGGCGTGGCCCCGCCCACACAGGAAGTGAGGGCTGTCAACATACATATATGGGCTGGCCTGAGCCTGGAAAGAGTTTCTTTTCCGAGTATGCTGCTATTAAAATTgatctctcattttttttttttttttttttgctgatgacCTCATTAAACGCAACTCAGTATGGAAACTATTTGACggcgtgcgcgcgcgcacatcagacccccccaccccctcccaacctaaccaattttgtttttgctaactTACCCTAAATTGAGGTCATTTTCCGTGTTGTCCAACCACAAGCGAACTGCCACGGAGTTGCCCTCTCGGCACAGTGTGAAGATGTCATCCATGTTTACGCAGGGGTGCGCCTTTAAATTCCGTTTGGACTGAGGGATGTGCAGCCGGAAATGTAGttaagaaggggaaaaaaccGCAACTTCAactttgttaaaaagaaaactaatgCGGCACAAAAACCGAATTAAAAGACCTTACCTCTTCAGCTGTTTCAGTTTTCCCACCCAGTCTTTACAAAAGTTCTTCCCCATAAGTGAGAAGCGCGGCGGGGCGCGAGTTGGCCCCGCCTTCGCGGTCATTGTCCCGGCTGCTGCCGGCAGACCGGGACGGTCCGGTATCGTGGACCTCGGTCGCCCCCTGGTGCGCACAGGCAGCGTCGCTGCATGCCTGCGTCCCGCCGACGTCACTGATGACCGCGGCTGGCGTCAAGCATGTCTCCTTATATGGAATTACAATGAGGGACTTTTTCTTTGTGATTGTTCTTCTTTTGGTGAAATggatttattgtttgttttgatattACACGATAAATGATTCCTACGCGCTAACAAGTTCATCTAAACATGACAAATACAGTAAGTAGTTTATTATCCACTCttaatatttacacattttactCATTGACGTTGTAAGaccgcctcctcttcctcttctccctGCTCCTCACTGTTCACCTTCATGTTCTTCCTCTCCCGCTTAGTTCCCTGGTTCTCCTCCTGGCCACTCTCCTCCTCCTGCCTCACTGACCCGTGGGCTCTCCATCACTCGAGTGAGCCTCCTCCTCATTGCGACCAAACTCCTCTttgcttttttcctcctcctggtGGTCATCCAGCGCCTCCTCATCGCTCTGTACCTCCTCCCCCTCATGACCACCCAGCGCCTCCCGTTCTCCCTCCTCGCCCTTATCCATCTTTCCACCCAGAGCCTCCTCACCGCTTCGTTCCAGCGACCCTCCGGCACATCCTCCTCGAGGACGTTCTCCTTGTCGTGGTCGCCCATTGCCTTGGTGTCACTCTGTCgttccacctcctcctgaacATAACTTTCGTCCACAtccatcgcctcctcctcctcctcttcttgcgCTCCACTGGCCCTCTCCTTTCCCTCTTTGTCCGtgtcctcctccttttccttctcTTGGTCGCCATCTTTCTTCTCCTCGTGGTTGCTGTCCTCCTCCTCGCTGCCGCTTTCCTGCCCGCTGTCACTTTCATCCTCACTGTCGctctcgtcgtcgtcatcatcgtcgtcgtcctccCCTTGGTCAGTGTCCTCCTCCTCGTTGTCCGTGTCTTCCTCttcgtcgtcctcctcgtcatcgtcatcgctgtcctcctcctctttgtcatCTTGGTCGCTCTCCTTCTCGTTGTCGctttctttctcctcctcctcatcgtcgctcccttcctcctcctcctggtcgCTGGCCTCTTCTTTgctgctctcttcctctgcTTCTCCCGCCTCCCCTGCCTCATTGCTTTCCTCCTTCTTTGGGTCAACCTCTTTCTCCttgtccttcttctcctccggGCCATTCTCCTCAGGGTCactgtttttcttcctctcctcttcctcgtcctcaTAGTAATTTATGTTCTCCTTTTCTTCCTTGTTGCTCATTTCCTCCTGCTCATGACGGTCACTCACTTTCTCCTCCTGCTTTGTCCTTTCTTCCTCCTCGTcacactctttttcctcctcatcTTTCTCTGCCTTCTCCTTCTCAGGCTCCTTCACAAAACAACTGTTCTCCTCCTCTTTATCATTGTTTTTCTCTTCCTCGTAATTCATTTTCTCCTCATATAGgtcaactttttcttcttcttggtcaTTTTTCACATTCTCCTCCACATTGCAACTCATCTCCTCCTCCAGTTCaactttttcctcctcctcttcttggtCCCTCTCCTTGTCCATGCTGTAATTACTTTTCTTCCCCTCTTTATCCTTTACCTTCTCCCCCTTCTCCTCCACATTGTAACTCATTTTCTCCTCCATCTCCTGGTGAgctttttcctccttttcttgatccttttccttctcctctCCCTCGTCCACAATGTAACtcattttctcctcctccagtTCAGCCTTTTCCTCGTCTTGATCcttctcctccacctcctcttcctccacatTGTAACTCATTTTCTCCTCCTCAGTGtcacatttttcctcctcttcttggtCATTTTCCCGCTCCACTTCAACATTGTTCCCAATTTTCCCCTCTTGCTCCAGATCACCTTTCTTCTCATCTTCCTTCTGGTCAGCCCTGTTCTGCTCTTCCTGCTTGCTCTCTTTCTCCTCTTTATGATTATACTGTCCCTTCTCCTCTTCCATACCACCCATTTTTTCCAAATCACCATAATCCCTCTCTTCCTCCCCCCTCACGCAGTCCATCTCCTGCTTTTTGTCATTTGGTTTCAAGTTATTGTAACTCCCCTtgttctcctcctcctgctcattCGTCATCTTATCTTGATGATCACCCTcttttttctcctcttcctcttggcCGCCTCGCTTCTCCCCTTCATCCTGGTTGCTCTTTTTCTCATCACCTTCATAATCTCTCATTTTCTCCTGGACCTCCTGGTCATCAATTTTCTCAACAAAATCACTCCCTTTCTCCTCCTTCAACTCGTTAGTCTCCTCCTCTTGGTCATTCTGTTGCACCCCCTCCTGATTGCAATTCGttttctcttcctcctcgtcaTCCTTTTTCTCTTCACCACAAACACtccctttctcctcctcttctctaCTCTCTTTGCTCTGGTCTGCAGAATCACCCTCCTTCTCCTGGTCTTCTTCCTGATCAGCCATTTTCTCCTCTTCAATATGATCACTCACTTTCTCCCCCGTCATCCAGccactctcctcctcctccttctggtcattcattttttcttcattttcaaaatcacTTTCTTTCTCCTCCTTGACCCAGTCCATCTCCTCTAGCTGGTCATCCTTTTTCTCCCCCACCTCCTCATAACTcctgccctcctcctcctcgttgcCCCTTTTCTCCTTATCCTGATCATccactttctcctcctccttgtcAGCCCTTTTATCCTCTTCATGATCCCCCCTCTCCAactcctcctgctgctgctcttcattcatctcctcttcctctccgtAACTACTCTCTTGCTCCTCCTGCATTTCCTGGTCTCCCCCTTGCTCCTCATTATAACTCCTTATttcaacctcctcctcctcctcctggttGTTGTTCTCCTTGTCTTGGTGACTACGCTTCTCATCCTTTTCCTGGTCATTCTTCATCTCCTCCTCATTATGATCACTCTGTTTCTCATCTTTCACCCAGTCAATCTCCTCTTTATCATTCTTTTTGTTCTCCTGATTGCTTTTTTTcacctcctcttcatcatcagcCATTTTCTCATTCTCTTGCTCCTCTTGGTCAATATGATTAATGACTTTCTCTTCCTTTAACCAATCTTCCTCattctttttctccacttcacggttgttctttttctcctccttttgaTCACTCTCTTTCtggtcctcctcctcttcttggtTATCAACTTTCTCCTCCTCATAATAACTTTGGTTTACGTCCTTCCTACACTCGATCCTCTCCTCTCGGTCATCCCCCTTCTGTTTGCTCTTTTTGACATCTTCGCTATCGCTCCCTTTCTCCTTCACCCACTCAAACTCTTCCTGTTGGCTCTTTTCTTCATCTTCACCACTCCTCCCCTTTCCCTCCTGCTCTCCCTCCTTCAACCAGTCCAACTCCTCCTCTTGGTCATTCCTTTGGTCCTCTTGGTTTCTCTCTTCCATTTCATGCTTACCCTTTATCTCCTCTTGCTCCTCCTGGATACacattttctcctcctccatccagTGAATCTCTTGGTCTTTTCCTTTCTCGTATACCTTGTGGTtgctcctcctctcctcctctctgTGATGGCTCTGTTTCTCCTCCTCAACATGATCATCGACTTTCTCTTCCTTCATCCAGTTAATATCTTCTTCCCACCCTTTCTCCTGATTGGAACCCGTTATTTCCTCCTCTTTCAGGTCACCCTGTTTCTTCTCATTAGCATCactgtttttcttctctttctcccggtatttattgttgttttccttgTCTTCACTACTCCCCTGGTCACCATTTCTTTCCCCTTTCGTCTCCTTCACCCTGTCAGTCCCTCCTTCTTTGTGATTCCATTTCTCCTTTTCCACACTGTGACTTTTTATCTCGAATAGGTgatttttctcctcctctttatGACCACTCACCTTGTTCTTCTCAAGGTCGATTTCTTTCTCCTTATCATAATTCCCTCCCATTCCAACCCCTTCCAGATGTGTCTCTTCTGTTTTT
Coding sequences within:
- the LOC133492180 gene encoding golgin subfamily A member 6-like protein 22; the protein is MESKIKLQIRSCLSSLKPRRFREIYRVGERRHHAICIRDGWLEFYLTCVEEAQRRIFPVNSNNSLRDSKALGMSGKEANSLLIGSAREVKDRKTEETHLEGVGMGGNYDKEKEIDLEKNKVSGHKEEEKNHLFEIKSHSVEKEKWNHKEGGTDRVKETKGERNGDQGSSEDKENNNKYREKEKKNSDANEKKQGDLKEEEITGSNQEKGWEEDINWMKEEKVDDHVEEEKQSHHREEERRSNHKVYEKGKDQEIHWMEEEKMCIQEEQEEIKGKHEMEERNQEDQRNDQEEELDWLKEGEQEGKGRSGEDEEKSQQEEFEWVKEKGSDSEDVKKSKQKGDDREERIECRKDVNQSYYEEEKVDNQEEEEDQKESDQKEEKKNNREVEKKNEEDWLKEEKVINHIDQEEQENEKMADDEEEVKKSNQENKKNDKEEIDWVKDEKQSDHNEEEMKNDQEKDEKRSHQDKENNNQEEEEEVEIRSYNEEQGGDQEMQEEQESSYGEEEEMNEEQQQEELERGDHEEDKRADKEEEKVDDQDKEKRGNEEEEGRSYEEVGEKKDDQLEEMDWVKEEKESDFENEEKMNDQKEEEESGWMTGEKVSDHIEEEKMADQEEDQEKEGDSADQSKESREEEEKGSVCGEEKKDDEEEEKTNCNQEGVQQNDQEEETNELKEEKGSDFVEKIDDQEVQEKMRDYEGDEKKSNQDEGEKRGGQEEEEKKEGDHQDKMTNEQEEENKGSYNNLKPNDKKQEMDCVRGEEERDYGDLEKMGGMEEEKGQYNHKEEKESKQEEQNRADQKEDEKKGDLEQEGKIGNNVEVERENDQEEEEKCDTEEEKMSYNVEEEEVEEKDQDEEKAELEEEKMSYIVDEGEEKEKDQEKEEKAHQEMEEKMSYNVEEKGEKVKDKEGKKSNYSMDKERDQEEEEEKVELEEEMSCNVEENVKNDQEEEKVDLYEEKMNYEEEKNNDKEEENSCFVKEPEKEKAEKDEEEKECDEEEERTKQEEKVSDRHEQEEMSNKEEKENINYYEDEEEERKKNSDPEENGPEEKKDKEKEVDPKKEESNEAGEAGEAEEESSKEEASDQEEEEGSDDEEEEKESDNEKESDQDDKEEEDSDDDDEEDDEEEDTDNEEEDTDQGEDDDDDDDDESDSEDESDSGQESGSEEEDSNHEEKKDGDQEKEKEEDTDKEGKERASGAQEEEEEEAMDVDESYVQEEVERQSDTKAMGDHDKENVLEEDVPEGRWNEAVRRLWVERWIRARRENGRRWVVMRGRRYRAMRRRWMTTRRRKKAKRSLVAMRRRLTRVMESPRVSEAGGGEWPGGEPGN